A region of the Aggregicoccus sp. 17bor-14 genome:
CGGGCACCAGCGCCCCCTTGGCCCTCAGCGCGAGCAGCACCGCGATGGCGCGCGGCTCGGGCAGCCCCGAGCGCGCGAGCACCGCGTCGATGCGCGCCGCGCGACCCACCAGGGCGAGCAGTGCGCACTCCTCGGGGTTCAGGCGCAGCGCCACCGGGTCCACCCCCGGCGCCGCCGCGACGTGGTCGGTCCGGGTCCCCAGGCCGACGATGGTGTGTGACTCGCTCAAGGTAGGAAGGTGTGGGTGCGGCGACTGTCCAGACTAGGACTCCCGGTCTTCCACGTCAAACGAGCGCGGGCCGCTTCAGGCCGTGAGGACGCGCTCGAGGATCGCGAGCCCCTCGTCCAGCTCCTCGCGCGTGACGATGTACGCGGGGGCGAAGCGCACGGTTTTCTCCCCCGCGGCGTTCACCAGCAGGCCCGCCTCGCGGCAGCGGCCGATGAGGGGCGCCACGTCCTGCGCGAGCTCCACGCCCATGAGCAGGCCGCGGCCGCGCACGTCCTTCACCAGCTGCGGGTGGCGCTGCTGCAGCGCGCGCGCGCGGGAGAGGAAGTACTCGCCCTTGGCGCTCACCTCCTCGAGCATCTTCGGGTCCATCACCTTGCGGAACACCACGTTGGCCACCGCGCACGCGAGCAGGTTGCCGCCGAAGGTGGAGCCGTGGGTGCCGGGCACGAGCGCCTTGCCCAGCTCCTCGGTGCAGAGCATGGCGCCGATGGGGATGCCGTTGCCCAGGCTCTTGGCCATGCTCACCGCGTCCGGGCGGATGCCCTCGTGCTGGAAGGCGAAGGGCTTGCCGGTGCGGCCCATGCCAGTCTGGATCTCGTCCACCAGCAGGAGCAGCCCCTTCTCGTCACACAGCGCGCGCAGCGCCTTGAGGAAGCCTGCGGGCGCCGAGCGCACCCCACCCTCGCCCTGGATGGGCTCCACGAGGATCGCGGCAGTGGCGGGCGAGAGCGCGGCCTTCACCGCCTCCAGGTCGCCATAGGGCACGTGGCGGAAGCCCGGCGGCAGGGGCTCGAAGCCCTTCTGGTACTTCGTCTGGCCGGTGGCCGTGACGGTGGCCAGGGTGCGGCCGTGGAAGGAGTTCTCGAAGGTGAGGACCTCGAAGCGCTCCGGCTGGCCGCGGT
Encoded here:
- a CDS encoding acetylornithine transaminase: MSSPLTPAPTHSAVADPSSATSQRWMDKAKAHLLGNYKQQPIVLERGQGSRVWDAEGKAYLDLLGGIATCALGHCHPEAVAALKAQADKLWHVSNVFYSEPSIALAEQLTKASGLERAFFCNSGAEANEALLKLARKAMKDRGQPERFEVLTFENSFHGRTLATVTATGQTKYQKGFEPLPPGFRHVPYGDLEAVKAALSPATAAILVEPIQGEGGVRSAPAGFLKALRALCDEKGLLLLVDEIQTGMGRTGKPFAFQHEGIRPDAVSMAKSLGNGIPIGAMLCTEELGKALVPGTHGSTFGGNLLACAVANVVFRKVMDPKMLEEVSAKGEYFLSRARALQQRHPQLVKDVRGRGLLMGVELAQDVAPLIGRCREAGLLVNAAGEKTVRFAPAYIVTREELDEGLAILERVLTA